A stretch of Mus caroli chromosome 5, CAROLI_EIJ_v1.1, whole genome shotgun sequence DNA encodes these proteins:
- the Dcaf16 gene encoding LOW QUALITY PROTEIN: DDB1- and CUL4-associated factor 16 (The sequence of the model RefSeq protein was modified relative to this genomic sequence to represent the inferred CDS: inserted 3 bases in 2 codons; substituted 5 bases at 5 genomic stop codons) yields MQNEEDPVIPNLTLLGSPACQVKDLLKXYKIWKLLDPNSWXYYVEGLEQVKIIQSIYFKSLRLSHFVPKLEPILELPLASXRVSLVQKHLKSPSQLSRDYATLNXEFAIKQLSXTLSXAIPKCEFLNHFPEAYVSSCCCHCLTDVVKDTACTELFDTTFSYTDLXKAVKKLLTTSL; encoded by the exons ATGCAAAATG AAGAGGACCCTGTGATACCCAACCTAACACTTCTTGGGAGTCCTGCATGCCAGGTTAAGGACcttttaaaatagtataaaatttgGAAACTTTTAGATCCCAATTCCT TTTATTATGTTGAAGGCTTAGAACAAGTCAAAATAATCCAGTCCATATACTTCAAGAGTCTAAGACTCTCCCATTTTGTCCCCAAACTGGAACCAATTCTTGAATTGCCTCTGGCCTCTTGAAGAGTCTCACTTGTTCAAAAGCACCTTAAAAGTCCCAGCCAGCTCTCTAGAGATTATGCTACTTTAAA AGAGTTTGCCATCAAACAACTGAGCTGAACATTGAGTTAAGCCATTCCCAAATGTGAATTTCTAAATCATTTCCCTGAAGCTTATGTTTCCTCTTGTTGCTGTCACTGCCTGACAGATGTAGTTAAGGACACAGCCTGCACTGAACTTTTTGACACTACTTTTTCCTACACTGATCTCTAGAAGGCAGTTAAGAAACTCCTAACTACTTCACTATAA